A single genomic interval of Rhododendron vialii isolate Sample 1 chromosome 3a, ASM3025357v1 harbors:
- the LOC131319071 gene encoding uncharacterized protein LOC131319071, translated as MVEDGGAVFPVVFSDGERETNVGSIKIHPSTEFKNFQETLCGRIGVSPNQITIYLTDDRLKNDGRRRIPIAGRADFALVAAREKKTGCSFLVVLRRSRRRSRPRQQQQQQGIGFRYGDVLAPENYRLLRRDRPDLNDARFYDQVAALRYRDLEMQRENYTRMMMVKAGLDPGCVSGDGFRVSSARAGRGPFCEECAKARVEGRTAPFHCCVFDDVVVGFRSKAGPVAWPRKTGKC; from the coding sequence ATGGTGGAGGACGGTGGCGCCGTATTCCCGGTGGTGTTCTCGGACGGCGAGCGCGAGACCAACGTGGGCAGCATCAAGATACACCCCTCCACGGAATTCAAGAACTTCCAAGAAACCCTGTGCGGCAGGATCGGGGTCTCCCCGAACCAAATCACAATCTACCTCACCGACGACCGCCTCAAGAACGACGGGCGACGCCGCATTCCGATCGCCGGCAGGGCCGACTTCGCCCTCGTCGCCGCCAGGGAGAAAAAAACCGGGTGTTCCTTCCTCGTCGTGCTGAGGCGGTCCAGGAGGCGGTCGAGGCCAAggcagcagcaacaacagcagGGTATCGGGTTCCGGTACGGCGACGTCTTGGCCCCCGAAAATTATCGACTGCTGCGGCGGGACCGGCCCGATCTGAACGATGCGCGCTTCTACGACCAGGTTGCGGCGTTGAGGTACCGGGATTTGGAGATGCAGAGGGAGAATTACACGAGGATGATGATGGTGAAAGCGGGCTTGGATCCGGGTTGCGTGAGCGGAGACGGGTTTAGGGTTTCGTCGGCGAGGGCCGGGAGGGGGCCGTTCTGCGAGGAGTGCGCGAAGGCTAGGGTTGAGGGGAGGACGGCGCCGTTTCACTGCTGCGTGTTCGACGACGTCGTGGTGGGGTTCCGGTCGAAGGCGGGTCCGGTTGCGTGGCCGCGCAAAACTGGAAAGTGTTAA
- the LOC131319056 gene encoding NDR1/HIN1-like protein 26 produces MGGAATDDQSKQAPNPYPPPPIYSNSYPTHPPPPYQPYPPPYAFAAPPPAAYYSNPHNYPPVVYQEPSTGHLTFAKFLLTTMTFLLVGACAMSFLTWLIFGSLTPEFSVKSLSVPSFNVSDSSLTAAWDVNITVKNSNEKLDVFFERLEGVIVYEDTVLGLADTDPFHLSPKGEVVFEMKASTNELQQESFAESYRGLVEDRRRGRVSFGVRMAADATLRSGTLWRRQLRLRVFCEDLEVKFDGPMGPGKLEDGTPKECLIYV; encoded by the coding sequence ATGGGTGGCGCGGCGACCGATGACCAATCAAAACAAGCTCCCAATCCATACCCTCCACCTCCAATCTACTCCAATTCGTATCCAACTCACCCTCCGCCACCCTACCAACCTTACCCTCCCCCATACGCCTTCGCCGCGCCACCACCCGCCGCCTACTACTCCAACCCCCACAACTACCCTCCCGTCGTCTATCAAGAACCCTCCACCGGACACCTCACCTTCGCCAAATTCCTCCTAACCACCATGACCTTCCTCCTAGTCGGCGCGTGCGCCATGTCCTTCCTCACGTGGCTCATATTCGGCTCCCTAACCCCGGAATTCTCCGTCAAATCCCTATCCGTCCCGTCATTCAACGTTTCGGACAGCTCGTTAACAGCTGCATGGGACGTCAACATCACCGTCAAAAACTCTAACGAAAAGCTCGACGTGTTCTTCGAGCGGCTGGAGGGGGTGATCGTGTACGAGGACACGGTCTTGGGGCTGGCAGACACGGACCCTTTCCACTTGTCGCCCAAGGGAGAGGTGGTTTTCGAGATGAAGGCGTCGACCAACGAACTGCAGCAAGAGAGCTTTGCCGAAAGCTACCGCGGGTTGGTGGAGGACAGGCGGAGAGGGAGGGTGAGCTTCGGGGTGCGGATGGCGGCGGATGCTACGCTGAGGTCGGGGACGCTGTGGCGGCGGCAGCTGAGGTTGCGGGTGTTTTGTGAGGATTTGGAAGTGAAATTTGACGGTCCGATGGGTCCTGGAAAATTGGAGGATGGGACGCCAAAAGAGTGTCTCATATACGTGTGA